Part of the Nicotiana sylvestris chromosome 5, ASM39365v2, whole genome shotgun sequence genome is shown below.
taggtaatcccTATAGGATTTGATCATAACCCTAAAATAAGGAAAACTGGAAAACAacagagagaaagaaaataaagaaaaacgagtggaaagaaataatggcaaaacaaaagAGGAAAAACAAATGCACAATAAAAGGGAGGCAATAAAAACAAGTGGAAAATGCCAATAGTGATTGAAAAGGGTTTTGGAgcgaaaagagaaaagagaggaagAGAAAAGGCAAAATGCAAAGAGTTAGTTAAAAGTCGGCATACAGCCATTCAAAGGCACGATAGAAGCTTTAACtgtctaggtgcattgcatcccaaatgtgtggttgcctatctgttaaatctTTAACGCTGACAAGTTCGCTGTTGTCATTGAGTACatgaaggtggttagtttgtgtggcattctggcaactcaacCGTACAACACCaagtccaaagacaagttgatcatgactGGCCAAGAATTGGATGCAAGTATTATTGATCCACCGAGGGAGGTGGAGGAAACTAAATCGGGTCTGAAAGAGGAGttacataagttgaaacaccatATGGCCAaaatgtaccaggcatggatgaAAGGGTATCCCCCGCCATCATACCTCACTAACCCTTCTTTCATCCCACCActggctcaatcccaagaacctcctgCTGCTGATTCATCCCCACAACACGCCCCAGGCTTCACTCCTTACCACTACTATCAtagcaccacttcccaaaccataCAAGCTCCACCAACTAAAACAaccccataccctcctccgccagcTACCcctattttcgtagcacctccaccagctacatTCCATCGATAATCTAATGAGCCATTATTCCAAACCCAAGATAAATCCCCTAGAGCCTACCTTCAAGTCTCAAGATCATTATTCCTACACTCTTCATTTTGACCTTCCTGTCGAGGCTGAGAAACCACCTAAGAACCcggaacaggaggagatgtttaggaaggtgaGGAGTTTGGAATAGTTGCtcagaaacatgcaagggttgggaggtcaagtgagCATAGCCTACAAGGATCTGTGTTTGTTCCCTCATGTACAACTACCTgttgggttcaaaatgcccaactTTGACCTATATGACGGACACGGATATCCCGTGGCCCACTTAAGGGGATtatgtagcaagatgagaggagttGGTGGGAAAGATGAGTTGTTAATGACATACAttagccagagtctgagtggcgcggcattggagtggtacactcgtcaggatcacagcagatggtatacctgggatgatttggcccaagcattcactcgttatttccaatacaatatcGAGATCGTTCTAGATTgtttgtctttgactaagattgagaagaagcctagtgaaagtttcagggaatatggtttccactggagagaacaggcagcaagggttaaCCCTCCAATGGAGGAGAACGAAATGGTGGAATACTTTCTTCAGgccttggagcctacttactttggtcatctgaTCTCGACCataggtaagtctttcaatgaagtagtaaaaatgggaggaATGGTAGAGGAAGGGCTCAAATCAAGCAAGATCATAAGCTACACTGCTATCAAAGCAACTACGCAGGCAATCCAGAATGGCACCAGGGGcgtgcttgggaaaaagaagaaaaaggatgtCGCTATGTCGTTTCAGGGTCATGGCACGGACAAGGGGATTCTCCTACCCACTACACCCAAACTTGACCCTAGCTTCAAGCATATACCCCAACTCCATATTGTCCACCCAGCACTACTTCCCACCACCAAAGCCTCAATACTCAATCAGCCCACCCCAATATCATGTCTATCAtgcacagtcatatgctcaaccccctcctcacccgcaatggcgtgcaccagcCCCAAGAAACCCTTACCTACCACCACAAACATACTGAAATCCCACTAGTCCAAATTTTCGAGCCAAGCCAGAATTCAGGAATGAAATGTTGCAACgaaagaaaaccttcaccccGCTTGGGGAATCTTATACCAGCTTATTTcaaaattgaggcagttggatgttttgaggccaattgagtcaaaaCTACCAAACCCCCCTCCAAAGAACTTAGACTATTCTCTTAGATGTGTGTACTGTTCTGATACTCTGGGGCACGACACAGAAAAGTACTGGCACTTAAAGAACgccatccaagagctcattgatacgaACTAGATTGTGGTCCAGAGCCCAgaagcacccaacatcaatcagaacccattgtCGGCCCATGCTGAAatgcacatgattgagatagtgcacaaAGATTggaagcccaagaagccttcacaaccCGTTATGATGATCCGGTCTAGTGAAATTAAGTCAGTCAAGGACTCGGTTTTCACAAAAGCAACTTCTTTGCTAGCTGAAGGATCGACGGAAAAGTTGAGTATGCCAAATGATACGCCAATTGTGGTAGTTAAAAAGAGGCCCCCAAGTGATGTTATAGCAAAGCAAGAAAAGCCAAAGGTGATCATGCCGGGGGCCGCAAGTAAACTAGtcataattgtggagggtgctcgCATGGACCCTATCATTATCAAACCTTGACCCAGCTGCCGGTAGCTAACACCAAGACTGTCCCGTGGAACTATGAGCgagtgatagtgacctataaagggaaggaagtgaaagaagaagtcaatgaggcctaGGGTTTAACTCGtttggggagatgctttgccccggaagagttaaggaaagctaaaacacaCAAAGACAATCTAATGCTAGTGAAACAACCGGTTACTGAATAAGAGGCGGatgagtttttgagaaaaatgaaggtacaagattactcCATCATAGAACAATTGAGAAAGACTCCTGCTCAGATTTCCCTATTATCATTGTTGATtcattcagatgagcatcgtcAAGCCgtgatgaagattctgaacgaagctcatgtccccgaaAAAATcactgtgaaccatctggagaagatTGCCAATAAGATATTTGAGTCTAATCGGATCACATTCTTTGATGATGATTTGCCTCTGGAGGGTA
Proteins encoded:
- the LOC138869070 gene encoding uncharacterized protein, whose protein sequence is MQGLGGQVSIAYKDLCLFPHVQLPVGFKMPNFDLYDGHGYPVAHLRGLCSKMRGVGGKDELLMTYISQSLSGAALEWYTRQDHSRWYTWDDLAQAFTRYFQYNIEIVLDCLSLTKIEKKPSESFREYGFHWREQAARVNPPMEENEMVEYFLQALEPTYFGHLISTIGKSFNEVVKMGGMVEEGLKSSKIISYTAIKATTQSPEAPNINQNPLSAHAEMHMIEIVHKDWKPKKPSQPVMMIRSSEIKSVKDSVFTKATSLLAEGSTEKLSMPNDTPIVVVKKRPPSDVIAKQEKPKVQDYSIIEQLRKTPAQISLLSLLIHSDEHRQAVMKILNEAHVPEKITVNHLEKIANKIFESNRITFFDDDLPLEGMEHNQVLYLTVKCDESIVTRVLVDNGSSANICPLSTLNKLKVDDERIHKNSICI